A single window of Solenopsis invicta isolate M01_SB chromosome 3, UNIL_Sinv_3.0, whole genome shotgun sequence DNA harbors:
- the LOC120357414 gene encoding uncharacterized protein LOC120357414: MGVYCLLCGNRNKTVSYHRFPKNKQDREKWLSFCGIKEQDLNTATFLCSNHFKEEDLKKKLNCLITNPGAIPSIKTQKRKKSNTTDNKCLPPIKKHNLGEVVSIVEADASNSPTAANTIFTLIEDSPTAANTRSTLIEDSPTAANTIFTLIEDSPTAANTTSTLIEVNRRTPPMTVPEPRYVGDIRTPHLATPRRAKRAVALTRRVISQYSRNIKTLQQSQNRLRARVKKMKDLLIDLSQKNLISENALDILMNGSPDIMHEILKRKKGLKKKYSEELRKFALTLNFYSSKAYEYVRKTFKNLLPERSTIRKWYSVINGRPGFTDEVFHALKCKVKQSKVPIMCNLVIDEIAIRESIDYDGKRYYGHVDLGINGEIDCDDPPRARNALVFMLVAINGHWKVPVGKKKVYELLLK, encoded by the exons atgggagTGTATTGTCTGCTGTGCGGCAATCGAAACAAAACCGTTTCATATCACcg gtTTCCGAAAAATAAGCAAGATCGAGAAAAATGGCTATCCTTCTGTGGAATCAAGGAGCAGGATCTTAATACCGCTACCTTCCTATGTTCCAATCATTTTAAGGAAgaagatttaaagaaaaaattaaattgtttaattacaaaTCCTGGAGCAATACCATCTATAAAGACACAGAAAAGGAAAAA ATCAAATACAACAGACAACAAGTGTCTGCCACcaataaaaaaacacaatttggGTGAAGTTGTGTCCATTGTAGAAGCTGATGCATCCAATTCTCCGACAGCAGCTAATACTATATTTACATTGATTGAAGATTCTCCGACAGCAGCTAATACTAGATCTACATTGATTGAAGATTCTCCGACAGCAGCTAATACTATATTTACATTGATTGAAGATTCTCCGACAGCAGCTAATACTACATCTACATTGATTGaag TGAACCGTCGAACACCTCCAATGACTGTTCCCGAACCTCGATATGTTGGCGACATTCGAACACCACATTTAGCTACACCTCGACGAGCAAAAAGAGCTGTAGCTCTAACACGACGAGTTATCAGTCAATATTCGAGGaacattaaaacattacaaCAATCACAAAACAGATTACGtgcacgtgtaaaaaaaatgaaagacctattaattgatttaagtcaaaaaaatttaatttctgaaaatgcGTTAGACATTTTGATG AATGGCAGTCCTGACATCATGCATGAGATATTAAAGAGGAAGAAAGGATTGAAGAAAAAGTATTCAGAAGAGTTGAGAAAGTTTGcgttaactttaaatttttattcttcaaagGCCTATGAGTACGtcagaaaaacttttaaaaatcttttacccGAACGTTCCACTATCCGTAAGTGGTACAGTGTTATAAACGGGCGACCTGGCTTCACAGACGAGGTATTTCACGCTTTAAAATGTAAAGTTAAACAGAGCAAAGTGCCAATTATGTGTAATCTGGTAATTGATGAAATTGCAATTCGTGAATCAATAGATTATGATGGGAAAAGGTATTACGGACATGTTGATCTCGGAATAAATGGAGAGATTGATTGTGATGATCCTCCACGAGCGAGGAACGCATTGGTATTTATGCTTGTAGCGATAAATGGTCACTGGAAAGTGCCCGTTgg GAAGAAGAAGGTTTACGAGCTGCtactaaaataa